The following proteins come from a genomic window of Pseudomonas putida:
- the glpK gene encoding glycerol kinase GlpK, which produces MTDTQDKNYIIALDQGTTSSRAIIFDRDANVVGTSQREFAQHYPQAGWVEHDPMEIFATQSATMVEALAQAGISHAQVAALGITNQRETTVVWDKETGRPVYNAIVWQCRRSTEICAQLKRDGHEGYIRETTGLVTDPYFSGTKLKWILDNVDGARERAERGELLFGTIDTWLIWKFTGGKVHVTDYTNASRTLMFNIHSLQWDDKLLEILGIPRQMLPEVRPSSEVYGHTKSGIAIAGIAGDQQSALFGQMCVEPGQAKNTYGTGCFLLMNTGDQAVKSSHGLLTTIACGPRGEVAYALEGAVFNGGSTVQWLRDELKIVNDALDTEYFASKVKDSNGVYLVPAFTGLGAPYWDPYARGALFGLTRGVKVDHIIRAALESIAYQTRDVLDAMQQDCGQRLSELRVDGGAVANNFLMQFQADILGTCVERPQMRETTALGAAYLAGLACGFWSGLDELRDKAIIEREFSPQLDETQKEKLYAGWKKAVKRTRDWEDHEA; this is translated from the coding sequence ATGACAGACACCCAGGATAAGAACTACATCATCGCCCTGGACCAGGGCACCACCAGTTCGCGGGCGATCATTTTCGACCGTGACGCCAATGTTGTGGGTACCTCCCAGCGCGAGTTCGCACAGCACTACCCACAGGCGGGTTGGGTCGAACATGACCCGATGGAGATTTTCGCCACACAAAGCGCGACCATGGTCGAGGCCCTGGCCCAGGCAGGCATCAGCCACGCTCAGGTCGCCGCACTGGGCATTACCAACCAGCGCGAAACCACTGTGGTGTGGGACAAGGAAACCGGGCGCCCGGTGTACAACGCCATTGTCTGGCAATGCCGCCGCAGCACCGAGATCTGTGCCCAGCTCAAGCGTGACGGCCATGAAGGCTACATTCGTGAAACCACCGGCCTGGTCACCGACCCGTATTTCTCCGGCACCAAGCTGAAGTGGATCCTCGACAATGTCGACGGCGCCCGTGAGCGCGCCGAGCGTGGCGAACTGCTGTTCGGCACCATCGACACCTGGCTGATCTGGAAATTTACCGGTGGCAAGGTTCACGTCACCGACTACACCAACGCCTCGCGCACGCTGATGTTCAACATCCACAGCCTGCAGTGGGACGACAAGCTGCTGGAAATCCTGGGCATCCCGCGGCAAATGTTGCCTGAGGTGCGCCCCTCTTCTGAAGTGTATGGCCACACCAAGAGCGGCATAGCCATCGCCGGTATCGCCGGCGACCAGCAATCGGCACTGTTCGGCCAGATGTGCGTGGAGCCGGGCCAGGCCAAGAATACCTACGGCACTGGCTGCTTCCTGCTGATGAACACGGGTGACCAGGCGGTGAAGTCGTCCCACGGCCTGCTCACTACCATTGCCTGCGGCCCGCGTGGTGAGGTGGCCTATGCACTGGAAGGCGCGGTATTCAATGGTGGCTCTACCGTGCAATGGCTGCGTGACGAACTGAAGATCGTCAACGACGCCCTGGATACCGAGTACTTCGCCAGCAAGGTCAAGGACAGCAACGGCGTGTACCTGGTACCAGCCTTTACCGGCCTGGGCGCCCCATACTGGGACCCGTATGCCCGCGGTGCGTTGTTCGGCCTGACACGTGGCGTGAAGGTAGACCACATCATCCGCGCCGCACTGGAGTCCATCGCCTACCAGACCCGCGATGTCCTCGACGCCATGCAGCAGGACTGTGGCCAGCGCTTGTCCGAACTGCGTGTGGACGGTGGTGCCGTGGCCAACAACTTCCTCATGCAGTTCCAGGCCGACATCCTCGGCACCTGCGTGGAGCGGCCGCAAATGCGCGAAACCACGGCACTGGGCGCCGCCTATCTGGCTGGCCTGGCCTGTGGCTTCTGGAGTGGCCTGGACGAGCTGCGCGACAAGGCGATCATCGAGCGCGAGTTCAGCCCGCAGTTGGACGAAACGCAGAAAGAAAAGCTGTATGCCGGCTGGAAGAAAGCAGTCAAGCGTACCCGTGACTGGGAAGATCACGAGGCATGA
- a CDS encoding glutamate/aspartate ABC transporter substrate-binding protein, which produces MRIVRQLLGAAIAAAVIASPAMAEELTGTLKKIKESGTITLGHRDSSIPFSYLAGKPEPVGYSHDIQLAVVDALKKQLGTDIKVRYNLVTSQTRIPLVQNGTVDLECGSTTNNVERQQQVGFSVGIFEVGTRLLTKVKDGQPAYKDFPDLAGKNVVTTAGTTSERILKAMNADKQMKMNVISAKDHGEAFNMLESGRAVAFMMDDALLAGEMAKARKPSDWVITGTPQSYEIYGCMVRKEDAAFKKAVDDAIIAYFKSGEVNKSYDKWFMQPIPPKGLNLNFQMSEELKKLIAEPTDKAADEKKS; this is translated from the coding sequence ATGCGTATCGTTCGTCAATTGCTGGGCGCAGCCATCGCGGCTGCAGTCATCGCTTCGCCGGCCATGGCCGAGGAGCTCACCGGCACCCTGAAGAAGATCAAGGAATCGGGCACCATCACCCTGGGGCACCGCGACTCCTCCATTCCATTTTCCTACCTGGCCGGCAAACCTGAGCCCGTCGGTTACTCGCATGACATCCAGCTGGCCGTCGTCGACGCGCTGAAGAAGCAACTGGGCACGGACATCAAGGTCCGTTACAACCTGGTCACCTCGCAAACCCGTATTCCGCTGGTGCAGAACGGCACCGTCGACCTGGAGTGCGGCTCCACCACCAACAACGTCGAGCGCCAACAACAGGTCGGCTTCTCGGTCGGCATCTTCGAAGTCGGTACCCGCCTGTTGACCAAGGTCAAGGACGGTCAGCCTGCATACAAAGACTTCCCGGACCTGGCCGGCAAGAACGTGGTGACCACCGCCGGTACCACCTCCGAGCGCATCCTCAAGGCGATGAACGCCGACAAGCAGATGAAGATGAACGTGATTTCCGCCAAGGACCACGGTGAAGCCTTCAACATGCTCGAAAGCGGCCGCGCCGTGGCCTTCATGATGGACGACGCCCTGCTCGCCGGTGAAATGGCCAAGGCGCGCAAGCCATCCGACTGGGTCATCACCGGTACGCCACAGTCGTATGAAATCTACGGCTGCATGGTGCGCAAGGAAGACGCTGCGTTCAAGAAAGCGGTCGACGACGCGATCATTGCCTACTTCAAGTCGGGCGAAGTCAACAAGAGCTACGACAAGTGGTTCATGCAGCCGATCCCGCCTAAAGGTCTGAACCTCAACTTCCAGATGAGCGAAGAGCTGAAAAAACTGATCGCCGAGCCAACCGACAAGGCTGCGGACGAGAAGAAGTCCTGA
- a CDS encoding ABC transporter permease subunit (The N-terminal region of this protein, as described by TIGR01726, is a three transmembrane segment that identifies a subfamily of ABC transporter permease subunits, which specificities that include histidine, arginine, glutamine, glutamate, L-cystine (sic), the opines (in Agrobacterium) octopine and nopaline, etc.) yields MEMDFSEIIPALPALWDGMVMTLKLMVMGVIGGIVLGTILALMRLSSSKLLSNLAGAYVNYFRSIPLLLVITWFYLAVPFVLRWITGEDTPVGAFTSCVVAFMMFEAAYFCEIVRAGVQSISKGQMGAAQALGMNYAQTMRLIILPQAFRKMTPLLLQQSIILFQDTSLVYTVGLVDFLNSARSNGDIIGRSHEFLIFAGVVYFIISFSASWLVKRLQKRITV; encoded by the coding sequence ATGGAAATGGATTTCAGCGAAATCATCCCCGCCCTGCCAGCCCTCTGGGACGGCATGGTCATGACCCTCAAGCTGATGGTCATGGGAGTCATCGGCGGTATCGTGCTGGGCACCATACTGGCCCTGATGCGCCTGTCGTCGAGCAAGCTGCTGTCGAACCTGGCCGGTGCCTACGTCAACTACTTCCGCTCGATCCCGCTGCTGCTGGTGATCACCTGGTTCTACCTGGCGGTACCGTTCGTGCTGCGCTGGATCACCGGCGAAGATACCCCGGTGGGTGCCTTCACCTCCTGCGTGGTCGCCTTCATGATGTTCGAGGCCGCGTACTTCTGCGAAATCGTCCGCGCCGGCGTGCAGTCGATCTCCAAGGGTCAGATGGGCGCCGCACAAGCGCTGGGCATGAACTACGCGCAGACCATGCGCCTGATCATCCTGCCTCAGGCCTTCCGCAAGATGACCCCGCTGCTGCTGCAGCAGAGCATCATTTTGTTCCAGGACACCTCGCTGGTGTATACCGTGGGCCTGGTCGACTTCCTCAACTCGGCTCGCTCCAACGGCGACATCATCGGGCGCTCCCATGAGTTCCTGATCTTCGCCGGCGTCGTCTACTTCATCATCAGCTTCTCCGCTTCGTGGCTGGTCAAGCGCCTGCAAAAAAGGATCACCGTATGA
- a CDS encoding glycerol-3-phosphate dehydrogenase gives MSQPVSSQPPTADCYDLAVIGGGINGVGIAADAAGRGLKVFLCEKDDLAQHTSSASSKLIHGGLRYLEHYEFRLVREALAEREVLLAKAPHIVKPMRFVLPHRPHLRPAWMIRAGLFLYDHLGKRKRLGASRSLRFGPGYPLKPAITRGFEYADCAVDDARLVVLNAMAARELGAHIHTRTRCLRAERVKGLWQVELQHADGTLQTIHARALVNAAGPWVASFIKDDLKLEAPYGIRLIQGSHLIVPRLYEGEHAYILQNEDQRIVFCIPYLDRFTLIGTTDREYSGDPAAVAITEQETHYLLKVVNEHFNHQLSPADILHTYSGVRPLCNDESDNPSAVTRDYTLALSADEGQAPLLSVFGGKLTTYRKLAESAMAELKPFFTQMRGAWTASAPLPGAEGMTTVQALIDAVLARCGWLPVDLAKRWVLTYGSRVWRLLDGVHGPEDLGQAIGAGLFTREVDYLLEEEWAEQTADIIWRRTKLGLSLTAQEQMALGAYLQHARKVRTNSRAA, from the coding sequence GTGTCCCAGCCAGTTTCGTCACAGCCCCCAACAGCCGACTGTTATGACCTTGCCGTGATCGGCGGTGGCATCAATGGCGTGGGCATCGCTGCCGACGCCGCTGGTCGCGGCTTGAAGGTCTTCCTTTGCGAAAAGGACGACCTGGCCCAACACACGTCGTCAGCCAGCAGCAAACTGATTCACGGTGGCTTGCGCTACCTGGAGCACTACGAATTTCGCCTCGTACGCGAGGCATTGGCTGAACGCGAAGTGCTGCTGGCCAAGGCGCCGCACATCGTCAAACCTATGCGCTTCGTGCTTCCGCACCGCCCGCACCTGCGCCCTGCCTGGATGATCCGCGCCGGCCTGTTCCTCTACGACCACCTGGGCAAGCGCAAGCGTCTGGGCGCCTCGCGTAGCCTGCGCTTCGGCCCGGGATACCCGCTTAAGCCAGCAATCACCCGCGGCTTCGAATACGCCGACTGCGCTGTCGATGACGCCCGCCTGGTGGTACTCAACGCCATGGCGGCACGTGAGCTAGGCGCACATATCCACACCCGCACCCGCTGCTTGCGCGCCGAACGTGTAAAGGGCTTGTGGCAGGTAGAACTGCAGCACGCCGATGGCACCCTCCAGACGATCCATGCCCGCGCACTGGTCAACGCCGCCGGCCCGTGGGTGGCCAGCTTCATCAAGGACGACCTCAAGCTCGAGGCGCCTTACGGCATCCGCCTGATCCAGGGCAGCCACCTTATCGTGCCGCGCCTGTATGAAGGTGAACATGCCTACATTCTGCAGAACGAAGACCAGCGCATCGTCTTCTGCATCCCGTATCTGGACCGCTTTACCCTGATCGGCACCACTGATCGGGAATACAGCGGCGACCCGGCCGCGGTCGCCATTACCGAGCAGGAAACACACTACTTGTTGAAGGTGGTCAACGAGCACTTCAACCATCAACTGAGCCCAGCCGACATCCTGCATACCTACTCCGGCGTTCGACCGCTGTGCAACGATGAATCGGACAACCCTTCGGCAGTGACCCGGGACTACACACTCGCCCTTTCGGCGGACGAAGGCCAGGCACCGTTACTGTCTGTGTTCGGCGGCAAGCTCACCACCTACCGCAAGCTGGCCGAATCGGCCATGGCCGAACTCAAGCCCTTCTTCACCCAGATGCGCGGCGCCTGGACTGCCAGTGCGCCACTGCCGGGCGCAGAGGGCATGACAACGGTACAGGCGCTGATCGATGCCGTACTGGCACGTTGCGGCTGGTTGCCTGTTGACCTGGCCAAACGCTGGGTGCTCACCTACGGCAGCCGCGTGTGGCGGCTGCTTGATGGCGTTCACGGCCCCGAAGACCTCGGGCAGGCTATCGGCGCCGGGCTGTTCACCCGCGAGGTGGACTACCTGCTGGAGGAGGAATGGGCAGAGCAAACCGCTGACATTATCTGGCGTCGCACCAAGCTGGGCCTGTCGCTGACCGCGCAGGAGCAGATGGCCCTGGGGGCGTATCTGCAGCATGCCCGCAAGGTGCGCACAAATAGCCGCGCAGCCTGA
- a CDS encoding ABC transporter permease subunit (The N-terminal region of this protein, as described by TIGR01726, is a three transmembrane segment that identifies a subfamily of ABC transporter permease subunits, which specificities that include histidine, arginine, glutamine, glutamate, L-cystine (sic), the opines (in Agrobacterium) octopine and nopaline, etc.): MNYNWDWGVFFKSTGVGSETYLDWYITGLGWTIAIAITAWIIALLLGSLLGVMRTVPNRLVSGIATAYVELFRNVPLLVQLFIWYFLVPDLLPEGLQEWFKQDLNPTTSALISVVICLGLFTAARVCEQVRTGIQALPKGQEAAARAMGFSLPQIYNNVLLPQAYRIIIPPLTSEFLNVFKNSSVASLIGLMELLAQTKQTAEFSANLFEAFTLATLIYFTLNMGLMLLMRMIEKKVAVPGLISVGGK, from the coding sequence ATGAATTACAACTGGGACTGGGGCGTGTTCTTCAAGTCCACCGGCGTGGGCAGCGAAACCTATCTGGACTGGTACATCACCGGCCTGGGCTGGACCATCGCCATCGCCATCACCGCCTGGATCATCGCGCTGCTGCTGGGGTCACTCCTCGGCGTCATGCGTACCGTGCCGAACCGCCTGGTATCGGGTATCGCCACCGCCTACGTGGAACTGTTCCGCAACGTACCGCTGCTGGTGCAATTGTTCATCTGGTACTTCCTGGTACCCGACCTGCTGCCAGAAGGCTTGCAGGAATGGTTCAAGCAGGATCTCAACCCGACCACTTCGGCACTGATCAGCGTGGTCATCTGCCTGGGCCTGTTCACCGCCGCACGCGTCTGTGAGCAAGTGCGTACCGGTATTCAGGCACTGCCCAAAGGCCAGGAAGCTGCCGCCCGCGCCATGGGCTTCAGCCTCCCGCAAATCTACAACAATGTGCTGCTGCCGCAGGCCTACCGGATCATCATTCCGCCGCTCACCTCCGAGTTCCTCAACGTGTTCAAGAACTCCTCGGTGGCGTCGCTCATCGGCCTGATGGAGCTGCTGGCGCAGACCAAACAGACCGCTGAGTTTTCCGCCAACCTGTTCGAGGCGTTCACCCTGGCCACGCTGATCTACTTCACCCTGAACATGGGCCTGATGTTGCTCATGCGCATGATCGAGAAGAAAGTCGCCGTGCCTGGCCTGATCTCCGTGGGGGGCAAGTAA
- a CDS encoding sensor histidine kinase has product MKCDPSLLRPAKPAVNSRLIRQLLLPPLIILLMVGLGMAGYLISESNGIRTLSENGERQLELHARTVESEISKYTYLPSLLELEDSVSHLLTDPDGGSRQTVNEYLEGLNRRSRSRAIFVLDTNGRVQATSNWRDADSFLGEDLSFRAYFQTAVRGEPGRFYGIGSTTGEAGYYLAHGLEEHGKIIGVAVIKVRLDTLEERWQRARLEAFVSDENGIIILSSDPARRLKSVRPLTPQIKERLARSLQYYWWPLNELQPLARETLADGVEKLTFPANTETAHGKPHEVAYLAQTRRLVDTPWHFTLLTPLQDLRRESMVQGILVGVAFALLAILGIAWNERRKVIATRLAAREALEEANSQLERRIAERTADLRASNERLKGQIRERRHAEQTLRHAQDELVQAGKLAAIGQMSTSIAHELNQPLAALRTLSGNTVRFLERGALETASTNLRTMNDLIDRMGRITASLRSFARRGDDSGQASLAKAVEATLQVLANRISACHLKLHHQFEDQQLAIDQTRLEQILVNLIGNALDAMAAQPQPELWLEGELQGDKYRLQVRDNGHGIDAEARKHLFEPFFTTKPGEHGLGLGLTLSASLAAAAKGSLNVEHPATGGTAFVLALPLVSPPSESAEHP; this is encoded by the coding sequence ATGAAATGCGACCCCTCGCTACTTCGCCCTGCCAAGCCTGCCGTGAATTCCCGCCTGATCCGTCAATTGCTGTTACCGCCACTGATCATCCTGCTGATGGTCGGCCTGGGAATGGCTGGCTACCTGATCAGCGAGAGCAATGGTATCCGCACCCTCAGCGAAAACGGCGAACGCCAGCTGGAGCTGCACGCACGTACGGTCGAAAGCGAAATCAGCAAGTACACCTACTTGCCGAGCCTGCTGGAACTGGAAGACAGCGTCTCGCACCTGCTCACCGACCCGGACGGCGGCTCACGCCAGACGGTCAACGAATACCTTGAAGGCCTGAACCGTCGCAGCCGCAGTCGGGCCATCTTCGTCCTCGACACCAATGGCCGGGTGCAGGCCACCAGCAACTGGCGCGATGCCGACTCGTTCCTGGGTGAAGACCTGTCGTTCCGCGCCTACTTCCAGACAGCCGTGCGCGGCGAACCCGGGCGGTTCTACGGCATCGGCAGTACCACTGGCGAGGCCGGCTATTACCTGGCCCACGGGCTTGAGGAGCACGGCAAGATCATAGGCGTTGCAGTGATCAAAGTGCGCCTGGACACCCTCGAGGAGCGCTGGCAGCGCGCCCGCCTGGAAGCGTTCGTCAGCGACGAAAATGGCATCATCATCCTCTCCAGTGACCCGGCCCGGCGCCTTAAGTCGGTGCGCCCGCTGACCCCGCAAATCAAGGAGCGCCTGGCGCGAAGCCTGCAGTACTACTGGTGGCCGCTGAACGAACTGCAGCCTCTGGCCCGGGAGACCCTGGCCGACGGTGTGGAAAAACTGACCTTCCCCGCCAACACCGAAACCGCTCATGGCAAACCGCACGAAGTGGCCTACCTGGCGCAAACCAGGCGCCTGGTGGACACGCCCTGGCATTTCACCCTGCTGACCCCACTGCAAGACCTGCGTCGCGAATCCATGGTGCAGGGCATCCTGGTGGGCGTGGCCTTTGCCTTGCTGGCGATCCTCGGCATTGCCTGGAACGAGCGGCGCAAGGTGATCGCCACCCGCCTGGCGGCCCGCGAAGCCCTTGAAGAAGCCAACAGCCAGCTGGAGCGGCGGATTGCCGAACGCACCGCCGACCTGCGCGCCAGCAACGAACGCCTGAAGGGCCAGATTCGCGAGCGCCGGCATGCCGAGCAAACCTTGCGCCACGCCCAGGATGAGCTGGTGCAGGCGGGCAAGCTGGCCGCCATCGGGCAAATGTCCACCAGCATTGCCCACGAGCTGAACCAGCCACTGGCCGCGTTGCGCACCTTGTCTGGCAATACTGTGCGCTTCCTCGAGCGCGGGGCGCTGGAGACCGCCAGTACCAACCTGCGCACCATGAATGACCTGATCGACCGCATGGGCCGCATCACCGCCAGCCTGCGCTCATTTGCCCGGCGCGGCGATGACAGCGGCCAGGCTTCACTGGCCAAGGCGGTGGAGGCCACCCTGCAAGTGTTGGCCAACCGCATCAGTGCCTGTCACCTGAAATTGCACCACCAGTTCGAGGACCAGCAACTGGCCATCGACCAGACCCGCCTGGAGCAGATTCTGGTCAACCTGATCGGGAATGCCCTTGACGCCATGGCCGCGCAACCGCAGCCTGAGCTGTGGCTGGAAGGCGAGTTGCAGGGCGACAAGTACCGTTTGCAGGTGCGCGACAATGGCCATGGCATCGACGCCGAGGCGCGCAAGCACCTGTTCGAACCCTTCTTTACCACCAAACCGGGCGAGCATGGCCTGGGCCTGGGCCTGACCCTGTCGGCGAGCCTTGCCGCCGCCGCCAAGGGAAGCCTCAACGTCGAGCATCCCGCCACCGGCGGCACGGCCTTTGTCCTGGCCCTGCCTCTGGTTTCACCCCCTAGCGAATCGGCAGAGCATCCATGA
- a CDS encoding DeoR/GlpR family transcriptional regulator, with the protein MNLPPRQQQILELVRERGYVSIEEMAQLFVVTPQTIRRDINQLAELNLLRRYHGGAAYDSSIENTAYAMRADQMRDEKQRIADAVARQIPDHASLFINIGTTTESIARALLNHSHLKVITNNLHVAAILAAKDDFEVLVAGGTVRRDGGVVGQASVDFINQFKVDFALVGISGIDEDGSLLDFDYQEVRVSQAIIANARQVILAADSSKFGRNAMVRLGSIDLVDCLVTDQTPTPTLTQLLNQNKIRLEVV; encoded by the coding sequence ATGAATCTGCCCCCCCGCCAACAACAAATCCTCGAACTGGTGCGCGAACGCGGCTATGTCAGTATCGAGGAAATGGCGCAGCTATTCGTTGTCACTCCCCAGACTATCCGGCGCGACATCAACCAGCTTGCCGAGCTCAACCTGCTACGCCGCTACCACGGCGGTGCGGCTTACGATTCAAGTATCGAAAATACCGCCTACGCCATGCGTGCCGACCAGATGCGCGACGAAAAACAGCGCATTGCCGACGCCGTGGCCCGACAGATTCCCGACCATGCCTCGCTGTTCATCAACATCGGCACCACCACCGAATCGATTGCCCGGGCACTGCTCAACCACAGCCACCTGAAAGTCATCACCAACAACTTGCACGTGGCTGCGATCCTGGCCGCCAAGGACGATTTCGAAGTGCTGGTGGCGGGTGGCACGGTGCGCCGAGATGGTGGTGTAGTCGGCCAGGCCAGTGTCGATTTCATCAACCAGTTCAAGGTCGACTTCGCCCTGGTGGGCATCAGCGGTATCGACGAGGATGGCAGCCTGCTCGATTTCGACTATCAGGAAGTGCGGGTGTCGCAAGCCATCATTGCCAATGCCCGACAAGTGATCCTCGCGGCCGATTCCAGCAAATTCGGGCGCAATGCCATGGTGCGTCTGGGCTCGATCGACCTGGTCGACTGCCTGGTCACCGACCAGACACCGACCCCAACCCTTACCCAATTGTTGAACCAGAACAAGATCAGGCTTGAGGTGGTTTGA
- a CDS encoding MIP family channel protein, with product MTTALHQPTLSSQCLAEFLGTALLIFFGTGCVAALKVAGASFGLWEISIIWGVGVSMAIYLTAGISGAHLNPAVSIALALFAGFDKRKLPFYMLAQVCGAFCGAALVYTLYSSLFFDFEQAHAMLRGSEGSLELASVFSTYPHPSLSTSQAFLVEVVITAILMSVIMALTDDNNGLPRGAMAPLLIGLLIAVIGSAMGPLTGFAMNPARDFGPKLMTFLAGWGEIAFTGGRDIPYFLVPVFAPIVGACLGAASYRGLIARNLPVAPAATPETNDIRQGDTQAN from the coding sequence ATGACGACTGCTCTGCACCAACCCACGCTGTCCAGCCAGTGCCTGGCCGAGTTTCTCGGCACCGCCCTGCTCATCTTCTTCGGTACCGGCTGCGTCGCCGCGCTCAAGGTTGCCGGCGCCAGCTTCGGGCTTTGGGAGATCAGTATCATCTGGGGCGTGGGCGTCAGCATGGCAATCTACCTCACCGCCGGTATTTCCGGTGCGCACCTGAACCCAGCCGTAAGTATCGCCCTTGCACTGTTCGCAGGGTTCGACAAGCGCAAGCTGCCCTTCTACATGCTGGCCCAGGTATGCGGCGCATTCTGTGGCGCGGCACTGGTCTACACGCTGTACAGCAGTCTGTTCTTCGATTTCGAACAGGCCCACGCCATGCTGCGCGGTAGCGAAGGCAGCCTGGAGCTGGCCTCTGTGTTCTCCACCTACCCGCACCCGTCCCTGTCCACCAGCCAGGCATTTCTGGTCGAAGTGGTGATCACTGCCATTCTGATGAGCGTGATCATGGCCCTGACCGACGACAACAACGGCCTTCCGCGCGGTGCCATGGCACCGCTGCTGATCGGCCTGCTGATTGCGGTGATTGGGAGCGCCATGGGCCCTTTGACTGGCTTTGCGATGAACCCGGCCCGCGATTTCGGGCCAAAACTCATGACATTCCTCGCCGGTTGGGGCGAAATCGCCTTCACTGGCGGGCGGGATATTCCTTATTTCCTGGTTCCGGTATTTGCACCGATCGTTGGCGCCTGCCTGGGTGCAGCGAGCTATCGCGGCCTTATTGCACGCAACCTGCCAGTAGCGCCCGCCGCGACCCCAGAGACAAATGACATTCGCCAGGGCGATACTCAAGCCAATTGA
- a CDS encoding ATP-binding cassette domain-containing protein → MISIKNVNKWYGDFQVLTDCSTEVKKGEVVVVCGPSGSGKSTLIKCVNALEPFQKGDIVVDGTSIADPKTNLPKLRSRVGMVFQHFELFPHLTITENLTIAQRKVLGRSEAEATKKGLALLDRVGLSAHAKKHPGQLSGGQQQRVAIARALAMDPIVMLFDEPTSALDPEMVSEVLDVMVQLAQEGMTMMCVTHEMGFARKVANRVIFMDKGSIIEDCTKEEFFGDQSARDQRTQHFLSKILQH, encoded by the coding sequence ATGATTTCCATCAAGAACGTCAACAAGTGGTACGGCGACTTCCAGGTACTGACCGACTGCAGCACCGAGGTCAAGAAAGGTGAAGTAGTGGTGGTCTGTGGCCCGTCGGGCTCGGGCAAGTCCACCCTGATCAAGTGCGTCAACGCGCTGGAGCCGTTCCAGAAGGGCGACATCGTGGTTGACGGCACCTCGATTGCCGACCCGAAGACCAACCTGCCCAAACTGCGCTCGCGGGTGGGCATGGTGTTCCAGCACTTCGAGCTGTTCCCGCACCTGACCATCACCGAAAACCTGACCATTGCCCAGCGCAAGGTGCTGGGCCGCAGCGAGGCGGAAGCCACCAAGAAGGGCCTGGCCCTGCTCGACCGTGTAGGCCTCAGTGCCCATGCCAAGAAGCACCCTGGCCAGCTCTCCGGTGGCCAGCAGCAGCGCGTGGCAATCGCCCGCGCCCTGGCGATGGACCCGATCGTCATGCTGTTCGACGAGCCCACCTCGGCACTGGACCCTGAAATGGTCAGCGAGGTGCTGGACGTGATGGTGCAACTGGCCCAGGAAGGCATGACCATGATGTGCGTAACCCACGAGATGGGCTTTGCCCGCAAAGTCGCCAACCGGGTTATCTTCATGGACAAGGGCAGCATCATCGAAGACTGCACCAAGGAAGAGTTCTTCGGTGACCAGAGCGCCCGCGACCAGCGCACCCAGCACTTCCTCAGCAAGATCCTGCAGCACTGA